In Spartobacteria bacterium, the following are encoded in one genomic region:
- the gspG gene encoding type II secretion system protein GspG, with protein MKTNNLCFSKTHSTKQGFTLIEILIVLIIITILAGFVGLNVLQHPGTARQATAKLQVKTLQSAIKLYHAEQHRFPTQQQGLDALVTKPEIPPIPANYPTEGYLDSRTVPMDPWGTAYIYLIPGRNGETFEIMSYGSDNEPGGEGEDADISSAVM; from the coding sequence ATGAAGACCAACAACTTATGCTTTTCTAAAACCCATAGTACGAAACAGGGATTCACCCTGATTGAAATATTAATCGTTTTAATCATTATCACGATACTGGCCGGCTTTGTCGGCCTCAACGTACTGCAGCATCCAGGAACGGCCCGTCAGGCCACAGCAAAGCTGCAAGTCAAGACACTCCAGTCCGCCATCAAGTTATATCACGCAGAGCAGCACCGCTTTCCTACACAGCAGCAGGGACTGGACGCACTGGTAACGAAGCCGGAGATCCCCCCGATTCCCGCAAATTATCCTACGGAAGGATATCTGGACAGTCGTACGGTTCCCATGGATCCATGGGGCACCGCGTATATTTATCTCATTCCCGGCCGCAACGGAGAAACCTTCGAAATCATGAGCTATGGCAGTGACAATGAACCCGGCGGCGAGGGAGAAGACGCAGATATTTCCAGTGCCGTGATGTAA
- a CDS encoding prepilin-type N-terminal cleavage/methylation domain-containing protein gives MTPLKPDHSYGHSPGFTLVEIMISLVICVLFASSLTVTLHIILRQVQTSSQTAEEILAFNDVSCRLWLQDKHAFKTDDTSVENMGTQIEQPYFVWNIYRYWFNTNNNSTFIISTLSYTGSENPQEVL, from the coding sequence ATGACGCCGTTGAAACCAGATCATTCCTATGGACACAGCCCAGGTTTTACCTTGGTAGAGATCATGATTTCTCTCGTTATATGTGTTTTATTTGCCTCGTCGTTGACCGTTACGTTGCACATCATTTTAAGACAGGTACAAACATCCAGCCAAACAGCGGAGGAGATACTCGCTTTTAACGACGTATCCTGCCGCCTGTGGCTGCAAGACAAACACGCCTTTAAAACCGATGACACCTCCGTAGAAAACATGGGAACCCAGATCGAACAGCCTTATTTTGTATGGAATATATACAGATACTGGTTCAACACGAACAATAACAGTACATTTATAATCAGTACACTGAGTTATACCGGGTCAGAAAATCCACAGGAAGTATTGTAA
- the murB gene encoding UDP-N-acetylmuramate dehydrogenase, translating into MKEHSTPSPEEAVQLKQITTFKVGGPARRIITCKKADDLLKTVKSLRCNSDPFMVIGGGSNLVFSDEGYDGVIVRYADSREPPQLENEQGCIRCDASIGLDLLAAWTASKGWAGLEFASGIPGTLGGAIAGNAGAFGRCMADVIRYVVCLNLTNGDIQTLSPQEIHPTYRNTEIKTNHHLVVISCILNGSPANRQQLMAERDRILHIRREKHPDLQRFPCAGSTFKNLNSFDETGHRMASGPLLEAVGAKKMRIGDAGVFEKHANMVVSLSPNCRASDIRLLMRQMKDAVWDRFSIRLEPEIQLYDRKGFPLTL; encoded by the coding sequence ATGAAGGAACATTCCACACCGTCTCCAGAGGAAGCAGTCCAGCTAAAGCAGATAACAACCTTTAAAGTGGGCGGCCCGGCGCGAAGGATCATTACCTGTAAAAAAGCGGACGACCTGCTAAAAACAGTAAAAAGTCTCCGGTGCAACTCAGATCCTTTTATGGTCATTGGCGGGGGATCCAACCTGGTGTTCTCTGACGAAGGATATGATGGAGTAATCGTTCGATATGCAGATAGTCGCGAGCCGCCCCAGCTTGAGAACGAACAGGGTTGCATCCGGTGCGATGCCTCTATTGGTCTCGATTTACTGGCGGCCTGGACGGCAAGCAAGGGCTGGGCTGGTCTGGAATTCGCCTCCGGGATTCCGGGGACACTGGGAGGCGCCATTGCGGGGAATGCCGGCGCATTCGGCCGCTGCATGGCGGATGTTATACGCTATGTTGTCTGTTTAAATCTAACCAACGGAGACATACAGACATTATCGCCGCAAGAAATACATCCAACGTACCGCAACACAGAAATCAAGACGAATCACCATCTTGTGGTAATCAGCTGCATACTCAATGGCTCGCCGGCCAATCGACAACAGCTCATGGCAGAACGCGATCGGATTCTGCATATTCGACGGGAAAAGCATCCCGATTTACAGCGGTTCCCCTGCGCCGGAAGCACGTTTAAAAACCTGAACAGCTTTGATGAAACGGGGCATCGAATGGCTTCGGGCCCGTTGCTCGAGGCAGTTGGGGCAAAAAAAATGCGCATTGGCGATGCAGGTGTGTTTGAAAAGCACGCCAATATGGTGGTCAGTCTATCGCCGAACTGCCGAGCATCTGATATACGCCTGCTGATGCGGCAGATGAAAGATGCCGTCTGGGATCGGTTTAGTATACGACTTGAGCCGGAAATCCAGTTATATGATCGTAAGGGTTTCCCGCTGACCCTATAA
- a CDS encoding response regulator has translation MAETGVRVLIVDDDLYVRESISAYLEDHDYIVETAQDGYTGQQKLDVFKPDFVFVDLRMPGLDGFEVTTYIHERAPDIPVIVISGTGEVHEAMEAIRAGAWDFISKPILDMNLILYTLDQLGEKARLKADNVAYRTQLEQLVSRRTEELQSANNQLRAEIKNREITQDKLRELNENLEIIVQERTRDLRSINARLSNSLNVLKEDEKAGRQIQLSLIPPASCAIRDYQFQRLYMPAMYVSGDFIGFFEINENNIGFYMADVAGHGVPSAFVTVLLHSLMNNMRTRLGKQDDETILSPSESLLEINAELIRGRYNRHIAMFYGILKPKESKLIYCNAGQYPFPILSHANTATHISSKGLPLGMLQSPPYVTLEQELPPKFALSIFSDGVLDALGENSLSEKNDLLCRLSARDDMNPDDLIVELSLGEKEQLRDDVSIVRIMKE, from the coding sequence ATGGCAGAAACAGGTGTTCGAGTTCTCATTGTAGATGACGATTTGTATGTTCGGGAAAGCATATCTGCTTATCTCGAAGATCACGATTATATCGTGGAAACAGCACAGGACGGATATACAGGTCAGCAGAAACTGGACGTATTTAAACCTGACTTTGTATTTGTTGACTTACGCATGCCGGGGCTGGATGGATTTGAAGTTACCACCTACATCCATGAACGCGCACCGGACATCCCGGTCATCGTCATTTCAGGCACAGGTGAAGTGCATGAAGCAATGGAAGCGATTCGTGCAGGAGCTTGGGATTTCATATCCAAACCCATTCTAGATATGAATCTAATTCTTTATACGCTAGATCAACTGGGCGAAAAAGCGCGTTTAAAAGCAGATAATGTCGCCTATCGGACACAACTTGAGCAACTGGTATCCCGGCGCACAGAAGAATTACAAAGCGCGAATAATCAGTTACGTGCCGAGATTAAAAACCGTGAAATCACGCAGGATAAACTGCGTGAACTGAACGAAAACCTGGAGATAATTGTTCAAGAGCGAACACGGGATCTGCGTAGTATAAATGCACGGTTGTCGAATTCGCTCAACGTGTTAAAGGAAGATGAAAAGGCCGGAAGACAAATTCAGTTATCACTGATTCCGCCGGCATCCTGTGCGATTCGTGACTACCAATTTCAGCGGCTGTATATGCCGGCCATGTATGTTAGTGGTGATTTCATCGGTTTTTTCGAAATCAATGAAAACAACATTGGTTTTTATATGGCAGATGTAGCCGGACATGGTGTTCCTTCGGCCTTTGTTACGGTGCTGCTTCACAGCCTAATGAACAACATGCGCACCCGTCTGGGAAAGCAGGATGATGAGACTATTTTATCTCCATCAGAAAGCCTGCTGGAAATTAATGCTGAATTGATTCGTGGCAGATACAATAGGCATATTGCTATGTTTTACGGCATCTTAAAACCGAAGGAATCAAAACTTATTTACTGCAATGCCGGTCAATATCCATTCCCCATTCTGTCTCACGCGAACACGGCAACACATATTTCATCCAAAGGCCTGCCGCTTGGTATGCTTCAATCCCCTCCCTACGTCACACTGGAACAGGAGTTGCCACCCAAATTTGCTCTGTCGATCTTTTCTGATGGAGTGCTGGATGCGCTGGGTGAAAACTCACTGAGCGAAAAAAATGATCTGTTATGCAGACTGTCCGCTCGCGATGACATGAATCCGGATGATCTGATTGTAGAGCTGTCACTGGGGGAAAAAGAACAGTTACGCGATGATGTAAGCATTGTAAGGATTATGAAGGAGTAA